The window TTGCTGTGGCGTGCCCTCTCTGTCAGCAGAACCTCGATCTGCGTCAGGATCAAGTGAATAGAACTATGGGTTCTTCTTTCAATATACCAATTATCTACTTTTCCCAGGTTATGGGTCTCGCATACGGGTATTCACCAAAAGAACTTGCCATGGATAAGCTCATTGTTAGTGCAGACCGCTTAATCCGCTCTCGTCTACCGGTTGACGAGTTCAGGAAGGCCCGGGAGGCAGAGGCAAAAAAGAAAAAACCGAAAACCGAAAAGGCAGGAACCAAAGAGGAAACAACGACAGAGGAGACTGAATAGATGCGGGTTGGTGTATTTATATGTCACTGCGGGAACAATATTGCAGGAACAGTTGATGTAAAGAAGGTGGCTGAGGAAACAAGAAGGTTGCCCGGGGTTGTGTATGCCACAGATTATATGTACACCTGCTCAGAGCCTGGTCAGGATGAAATCAAAGAGACAATTAAAAAGGAAGGTTTAGACCGTGTTGTAGTCGCCTCGTGCTCACCACGTATGCATGAAGTAACTTTTCGGCGAACCGTTGAAAAAGGTGGGCTAAACAGATATTTCCTTGAGATGGCAAATATCAGGGAACATATTTCCTGGGTAGGGGAAGATAAAGAACTGAATACGAACAAGGCCATTGAAGCCGTGAGAATAGCAGTGGCAAAGGTAATGAGAAATAAACCTCTTTACTCTAAATCCTTTAAGGTCAATAAGAGGGTACTAATTATCGGAGGAGGGGTTGCAGGTATGCAGGCAGCCCTCGATTGTGCTGACGGCAACTTAGAAGTATTGCTCGTGGAGAAGAGCCCCAGCGTGGGCGGGATGATGGCACGCCTTGACAAAACATTCCCTACAATAGACTGCTCCATCTGTATTCTGGGCCCGAAAATGGTAGATGTGGCCCAGCATGAGAAGATAAAGCTCTACGCCTATTCTGAGATAGAGGAGATCAAGGGCTATGTGGGCAATTATCAGATAAAGATACGCAAAAAGGCTACGTATGTCGACTGGTCGAAGTGCACGGGGTGCGGGGAGTGTATGGAGAAATGCCCAACGAAGAATGCCTATGATCATTTCAATTTCGGGGTTGCACCAACCAGGGCAATCAATATCCCTTTTCCCCAGGCGATCCCCAAGAAGGCAAAGATTGACCCGAAATATTGCCGCCAGTTTCTGAAGGGGAAATGCGGCGTCTGTGCAAAGATATGCCCCACAGGGGCAATCAATTATGAGATGCAGGATGAGATTGTTACTGAAGAGGTAGGCGCCATTATTGTGGCTTCCGGTTATGGTCTAATAGACATGGATAGACTTCCCGAATATGGGGGAGGACGTTATCCGGATGTGATAACAGGCATCCAGTACGAACGACTACTCAATGCCTCAGGTCCGACATCAGGTCATATCCTCCGGCCATCAGATAAGACAGAGCCAAAGACAGTTGTTTTTGTCTCATGTGCGGGCTCCCGTGATAAATCTATAGGCATACCTTACTGTTCAAACTTCTGCTGTATGTACATTGCAAAACAGGCAATCCTTACAAAAGACCATATACCGGATTCCCGGTCCTATGTCTTCTACATAGATATCCGTTCCTCTGGAAAAGGCTATGATGAGTTCGTACGTCGGGCACAGGAAGATTACGGTGTAAATTACATTCGGGGACGGGTATCGAGGATTTACCCCAAGGGCAAGAAGATGGTTGTCAGGGGAGCCGATACGCTTCTTGGAACCCAGGTTGAGATTGAAGCAGACCTCGTGGTACTTGCTACGGCTGTAACTGCAGCTCCGGGGGCTGCTGAACTTGCGGAGAAACTACATATATCATACGATACCTTTGGGTTTTATGTAGAGAGCCATCCAAAGTTAAGGCCTGTGGAAACAAATACCTCGGGTGTATTTCTGGCAGGGGCTGCTCAGGGTCCCAAGGATATTCCTGCCTCAGTGTGCCAGGGAAGCGCAGCAGCGAGTAAGGTCTTAGCCCTCTTTTCCAGGGATACCCTTGAATCAGACCCGGCAATTGCTCAGGTGAATACCAATGCCTGTGTGGGATGTCTCAAGTGCGTTGAGACCTGTCCCTTTGGTGCCATAAAGGAGAAGGAGCTTCGCGACGGAAGGGTAGTTGCCGAGGTTATTGAGACAGTCTGTGCAGGATGCGGTATATGCACTTCCACATGTCCATGCGGGGCAATACAATTGCAACACTTTACAGACAATCAACTCTTGGCGGAGGTTAATACCCTATGTCAGTCATAGCCGCAAAGGAGCTTCGAATCATAGGTTTTCTCTGTAACTGGTGTTCCTATGGTGGGGCAGATACCGCAGGGATAAGCCGTTTTAAACAGCCTACTGACCTGCGTATTATAAGGGTGCCATGCTCCGGCAGGGTTGATCCTCTTTTTATTGTGAAGGCCCTTCTCAATGGGGCTGACGGGGTACTTGTATCAGGCTGTCA is drawn from Pseudomonadota bacterium and contains these coding sequences:
- a CDS encoding CoB--CoM heterodisulfide reductase iron-sulfur subunit A family protein, whose translation is MRVGVFICHCGNNIAGTVDVKKVAEETRRLPGVVYATDYMYTCSEPGQDEIKETIKKEGLDRVVVASCSPRMHEVTFRRTVEKGGLNRYFLEMANIREHISWVGEDKELNTNKAIEAVRIAVAKVMRNKPLYSKSFKVNKRVLIIGGGVAGMQAALDCADGNLEVLLVEKSPSVGGMMARLDKTFPTIDCSICILGPKMVDVAQHEKIKLYAYSEIEEIKGYVGNYQIKIRKKATYVDWSKCTGCGECMEKCPTKNAYDHFNFGVAPTRAINIPFPQAIPKKAKIDPKYCRQFLKGKCGVCAKICPTGAINYEMQDEIVTEEVGAIIVASGYGLIDMDRLPEYGGGRYPDVITGIQYERLLNASGPTSGHILRPSDKTEPKTVVFVSCAGSRDKSIGIPYCSNFCCMYIAKQAILTKDHIPDSRSYVFYIDIRSSGKGYDEFVRRAQEDYGVNYIRGRVSRIYPKGKKMVVRGADTLLGTQVEIEADLVVLATAVTAAPGAAELAEKLHISYDTFGFYVESHPKLRPVETNTSGVFLAGAAQGPKDIPASVCQGSAAASKVLALFSRDTLESDPAIAQVNTNACVGCLKCVETCPFGAIKEKELRDGRVVAEVIETVCAGCGICTSTCPCGAIQLQHFTDNQLLAEVNTLCQS